The Deltaproteobacteria bacterium GWC2_65_14 nucleotide sequence TCGCCTCCCTGACCGACTTCATGTCCTCGGGGCCCATCGTGGCGATGGTGCTCGAGGGGGTGGACGTCATCGCACGGAACCGCGCCCTCATGGGGGCCACCGACCCGAAGAAGGCCGACCCGGGGACGATCCGGGCGGACTTCGCATCGCACGTGGAGCAGAACATCGTCCACGGCTCGGATGCGCCGGAGACCGCGGCGACGGAGATCCGCTACTTCTTCAGCGACCTGGATATCCTCTCGTAGGGACGACCCGGTCCTGCCCGCTTCCGATTCCGCCCTGCCTCCGCGGCAGGGCGGAT carries:
- a CDS encoding nucleoside-diphosphate kinase: MHHQPGRTQRTLSIVKPDGVRKGVLGEVIRRFEKEGIRIVAMRMLSLTKREAEGFYAVHRERPFFASLTDFMSSGPIVAMVLEGVDVIARNRALMGATDPKKADPGTIRADFASHVEQNIVHGSDAPETAATEIRYFFSDLDILS